The genome window TTTTCTCCGGCATACTCTTTTCTGGCCCGGTTGTATGCCACCAGGGTAATTATATAAAAAAAAGGCTTAATGACTGCGCTAGCAAATAGTCCATGCTGATCTTCAGGATTGTATGTGCTTAAAATTTTTCAAAGTTTTGCAGCATTCTTTTGCTGCAGCAGATTGCAACCGGGAAATGAATATCAAGAATTCCTTGTTGCCTTTTGCGCCTTGAATCGGAGATGGGATTACCGGACTGCACACAAGACCTGTATCCTGGAAGAATTCGGCAAGACTGGTTATGACTTCTTCGTGTAAGCGTGTATCCCTTACAATGCCGCCCTTCCCTGTTTTACCTTTACCCACTTCGAACTGCGGCTTTATAAGGGCTATAATGCCGCCATTTTTTTTGATAAATTTAAGAACAGCAGGGACTACTATTTTAAGGGAAATAAAAGAAACATCTATGGTTGCAAGGTCTAACCCGACAGGAATGATTTTTTCAGATATATGACGGATATTTGTACGTTCCA of Desulfosarcina sp. BuS5 contains these proteins:
- a CDS encoding TlyA family RNA methyltransferase — its product is MIEKKKRIDLLVLEKGLAQSRNQARALIMAGKVLVNNMPAAKPGTLASGSDNIVIKGNEFPYVSRGGLKLERALESFDICVQNNVCLDVGASTGGFTDCLLQKGAGKVFAVDVGYGQLAWKLRQDSRVVVVERTNIRHISEKIIPVGLDLATIDVSFISLKIVVPAVLKFIKKNGGIIALIKPQFEVGKGKTGKGGIVRDTRLHEEVITSLAEFFQDTGLVCSPVIPSPIQGAKGNKEFLIFISRLQSAAAKECCKTLKNFKHIQS